The DNA window CGAATATTGAAACACGCTGCAAACCCTCAAGCCGTCATCCAGACCCGCGAGTCGGCGGATTGACCTAGATTGCCCGGACTGAAGATCGCCGGCCGAGCAGCCCGCGGGCGTGCGGTAGCTTAGCCGACCATGGCAGTCGTTCCGATCCGCATCGTGGGAGATCCCGTCCTGCATACCCCGACACAGCCGGTGCCGGTCGCTGCCGACGGTTCGCTGCCGGCGGATCTGGCCGAGCTGATCGCAGACATGTACGACACCATGGACGCCGCGCACGGGGTGGGGCTGGCCGCCAACCAGATCGGGGTCGGCCTGCGGGTCTTCGTCTACGACTGCGCCGACGACCGGAGTCGCACCGAGCGGCGGCGCGGTGTCGTCGTCAACCCGGTGCTGGAGACCTCCGAGATTCCCGAGACCATGCCCGACCCGGACCACGACGATGAGGGCTGCCTGTCGGTGCCCGGCGAGTCGTTCCCCACCGGCCGCGCCAAGTGGGCACGCGTCA is part of the Mycobacterium mantenii genome and encodes:
- a CDS encoding peptide deformylase, whose amino-acid sequence is MAVVPIRIVGDPVLHTPTQPVPVAADGSLPADLAELIADMYDTMDAAHGVGLAANQIGVGLRVFVYDCADDRSRTERRRGVVVNPVLETSEIPETMPDPDHDDEGCLSVPGESFPTGRAKWARVTGLDADGKPVAIEGNDLFARMLQHETGHLDGFLYLDRLIGRHARSAKRAVKSHNWGVPGLSWMPGEGPDPFGN